The Eublepharis macularius isolate TG4126 chromosome 12, MPM_Emac_v1.0, whole genome shotgun sequence genomic sequence CATAACATTAATACATATGATCATATCATAgtttcttatcttttttttttaagtatggaACTGCAGGGCAATGACAAAGCACCCTTGGTTACTGAGACCCGGGGATTCTGTTTTCTGAGTGTTCCAGATacatgaatattttctctctgtTAGGATGAAGGCAGGTCAATTAATGCCACTTGACAGTTCTGGAGGTGGGACGGGAGGGGCAGACAAATGTCTCAATGCCCGAAAAAGCCCTGAGACTAAAAATCCTTTGCAGAACTCAAGTCACGGGCCCTTATTGTCCTGCTCACAGCACTGCAACAAATGCCTTCACTCAATTCTGGAgcccttcccttcttcccccaTATTAATTTAGGTCCAAAACTTTGGTCTAGTCCAAAAAGTGCATTGTCTGCATCTTTAATTGGTGCATAATATTTCGACTAAGGGCTATAGCTCTTAGAAGGCTGGTGCACCTTTTAAACCTCACTTCCAGTGGGATctcctagtagggttgccagctccaggttaggaaattcctggagacttggggggagGAGCTTGAAGAGGGCAGGTCTTAGGGAGGACAGAGatcccagcagggtataatgccatagatttcaaCCTCCagcgcagccattttctccaggggaactgatctgtgttacctggagatcagttataatgccaggagatctccagcctccacctggaggctggcaaccccatccCCTGGTATGCAAGGAGGCTTGGCTTAGTTCACTCTGATGGATTTTCTTAGCAAACTTACAGTGGAAACAGCCAGATTTGAAAAGAGAGACCAAAGTTACTGAGCGTGATTAGGAGAGCTGCTGGATACTGTCTGTGTATTGCAGAACGGATTCATTATCCAGTGTGGCATATTAGTTAGTAtcagagcaggatctgggagattcaggtttgaatctcccACTCTGCCACTAAAGCTCgccggatgaccttgggccagtcagactatcttagcttaacctacctcacaggggtgttgtgaggataaaatggaggagaggagaatgatgtaaaaatgctttgggtccccactggggagaaaggccgggtataaatgaagtaaacaaataatttCAATAGTTACAGTAGAAAGATCTAAGACGCTCAACTGCTTGCTAACAGAACAAGGCTACTGGTCAAACACACCCAAACAATTGATTTGGAAATCTGTTTGCAAACAAAGATGATTCTACTACACATGGAGTCGATTGCAAAATGTAACGTGTGGCAAATTCCAAGCACTCTTTTGTTTTGTGATGGCTTTTGACTGAACAAACCTGTGCATAGTCTTAGTTCTGTACACCCTCCTAGTAGTGAGCAGCTCTTTCCTAAATTATCGATCACGAGCTCCATCTTAGATTTCATAGATCAAGCAGAAAGAAAATGCTGCCCCCCTTCAATAAAAGCATCAGGAATAAAATGCTGGTACCCTTTGCTGCAGTGAGGTGTGTCAGCTATTCTGCCTCCCTCTAACACCCCCTTTTGGGTCAGGCAGAACCCCAAGCACAAAGGTTACAGAAAAGCTCAGAGTGCAGCCTAGAGAGCCACTTTGGGGCCCAGAGTTACACAACCAGCGCTCTGACCAGTCAGACATTCTTGGGAATCCAGGGGGCAGAGCGAGGCTCCCATTAGCCTAGCTTGAACAGAACCCAGTTGGGGACGCTTTGGCCACCTGCTCCTTTGTTATGAAGAAGATCAAGTGTAAACAGGAACCAACATTCAGCCTGCAGCCCAACTGAaatgcccctgcccagcagcatgAGAAGCAGCAGGAAGGAGGGCGATCTGGGCACATGCAGTGCACCTTCTGACCACTGTGTAGTGACCACCAACACTGTGTATGATTTGAAACTAGAAAGGTTTCTAGGTCAGAGAGACATGTTTCTATAGCACACTTGAGCTCTGGCCATTCTGTCCACAGCCACCCCTTGCACaaaaacacacacgcacattCACTCTATACACCTATGATAACAGCGTTTCCCCACAGCAACCGCCTGCCAGGTACTCACAGTCATATTGAGGAGGATGCTGTAAGTGGAATTGTCGAAGGAGATAGCAGAGACACTCAGCCCTGCCGGGACCACAGCGATGGAGCGGGGGAACAGGAAGTACATCATGAGACATGTCAGCAGCAGGCACATGACCACTGTGATGGTTACGTACAGCTTCCTGAAAAGGCACAGGGCAGGCAGAGGTCACTGGCAGCAGAAGCCCATGTGGGAAACCCCCTCTGGTCCCACATCAGGGTGAGTGTGGTTAAAGTATAGGGGAGGGAACCAGCCCCTTGAACTTACGTCCGCCTGGGCTTCAGTCGCTGGTCCCCATATGGAATGAGGGCCACAAGCTGTTGTTCTTGCTCTGAAAAGAGGGCAGAAAGTCAGGGAAGGGCCTGGGAAAGCAGGTCCACAGAACGTCTCAGGGCAGAGCGGGACAAGCTCCTAGAACAGCCTGGCTACAGGTCTGCCATTTTCAGGGCATGAGGAAAACGACCAACTGCTTGTGCAACTGAAGGGGTCTTGGGACACCCTGTGTAGGCACATAGGAGAAGTGCTAACCCTACAGAGAAAGGCGAAAGAAGTTGCAGGCTCTTATGCTGGCTGTTCTAAAGACAGGCACATTGTAGGACACCCACACAGGGACCTGAAAACTGGAGTTAATCCAAAATGGCAAACAAGGAACCATTAAGACAGGCAATCCAGCTGAAAACAGCTGATGAAACCACCATGGAACGCCTTGCACAACGTGCAATTAACCTGagaaattcactgccacaagaagAACATAATGAATGTAAGACTGAATAAGAGATTATTCCAAGGCCGCCAACCACAGCAGCCAAGAACTTTCCCTCTGCATTCAGAGAGAGAATGCTTTTGTTTATCGGAGGCCATGGATTAAAGGCAGGGGACAGCTATCAGGTATGCTGTTTGTGAATTGCCCCTAAAGCATGTGGGTGGTGTATGGCAGCAGACAGGATGGACCATCGGTCTTGACCAGCAGGGTGAGGCATTTATTGTCCCAAACCACCTTGACAGAGCTTGGCCAAAACAAGAAAGGGAGTCAGCACCTACCTCGAGGGATCCTTCCAGTGCCCTGGCAGGTTGGGCAGGTGACAGAGCCCCGGCTGGCAACGCCGGCACAAGGCACACAGGAGACACCGGCAGGATCTCCGCCATTGATGCTGGCATAGCAAGATTTTTCCCCCTCCGTGCACTGGCCCTTCTGCAGGATTGACTGGCCTTCTCCTCCTGCATCCTTCCAGGCAAGCAGCTTCCGGAACCACGACGGGGATTTATCCATCGCTTGGTGGCACTGTCTCACTGCCACACGGAACAAAACAATATTGGCAGGCATCAGACAGAGGAGCTCTGGACCCCAAAGGACAGTGCTGAAGTGCCAACATGCAAGAGGTTCTGGGGCTTGTGCCACGACCGCATGAATTGTGCCACGCCCCATCCCCCAGCAGCACCCTCCCCTGCTTTCAGGCTCCCTGCCCACACAGATCCTTCCAATCCAACATCCCGTTGGCACCCTCCATTTCTATGCTCACACAGCAGTGAAACACTCACTCCTTCAGCCTTGCCCCCACCGCCGGATCTTCCTTGCCACATGTGACCAAGGATGGAGGCATACACTCATTGTAGACCATTTCTTAAAAGAGGGGGTTGCTGTTCAGGGTGTGCAAAAGTTCAGACTATTGCCTCTAGCTAAAACAGGTTTGTGCATTGATTCAAAACTTATTTGACTAAAGGGGACACAGCAGGACAAACGGAATCCTCAGGTACATCATGAGATGCACAACTTGCCTCGTAAGCTTGAGAGCAGCACCTAACTCAACTCTCTTATTCTGGGGACAGTAGCTGGTTGCTGAAGACATTTCAGAGATCACAATACTAATGTGACATCTCTCCCCCATACGCACCACCCTCCCTGCCTCAGTCCCTGCGCCTCCTTCCCCTCCGCTCACTTCTCCATCCAGGCAAATCCTGATGGATTCTGCTGCTCTCAGGACTTCAGATTGATGGGTAGAGACAAGAAAGCAAGGGAGGAGCCCTGAAGCTTAAATACCAGGAAACACTTCCATTGAGACCCAGCCGAACTTGGGCCAGGGCTCAAGGCATGTTTCCAGCTCTGACTTGCGgtgtggccttgggcaagccactcagTCCTGCCTGACAGGGATTGTTCCAAGgacaaaactccagaaaagaaTGATTTATAAGGCATCCTGCAATCGATCTGGAAATAACAGACCATCAAAATACTCaaaggatgccccccccccacatgattTGCATTCCTTGGCAGAGAGGCAGATTAGGATGGATGGGGATTTTCCCATCTTCTGGGAGCGACTCCCCAGAGAGGACCAACTATGGTCAGGCATGAAGGCCCTTCAGTGCTACAGCAGGACACTCTTACAAAAGAGGGCCTTTTAAAAGGTTCCTGGATTTGGGAAGAGACTCGGTATTTCTAAGATCTCTTGACTTTTTTTTATTGTAGCTTGATTGTTCCAGAGGGGAAGCCTTGTGCGTCTGTAACGACAAGATAAACCAGCTTTTAGGAATCAGAGCTTACTTCGTCAGAGGCACAAAAGTGTTGACCCATTGAACTGGCCTCTCTTCGTAATGTCTCCCTGCCTGCTACCTTCCTGTAATTTGCAGCGTTTAGCATACAAGTACCTGCTTAAGAGACGAGCACTCCATACTTccgatgaagtgagctctgactcatggaaGTTTCTCCTGGGGTCCTGTTTTGTTCTATTGTAACTTGGTCTGTCTTTTTAAGTCAATGTTGACTTATTTTTCATCTTGGGTTTGTTTGCTATTGGTAGTGCTGAGCAGTCAGTCTTAAGGAAAAACAatctgcaaacacacacacacactctgtttTCTCTAATAATCATgaaaaaagacagagaaaaatgTCTTAAGGCTCTGAGACAGGAATTGCACCCACCTGATAGAGAGGGAGGCAGGATCCAAGCGAGGTCACTCCCAGACTTTCCCACCAAGGCCAAGCATCAGAAGGAAATGGCAGTGTGTATGTTGGGGGGAGGGCGGGATACCAATCCCACAATGCAGGTCTCCCTCCAAGCAGCGCCAGGCACTCACATGTCAGTGCTGTGCATTGCACCTCAAGGCTACCCAGGACTGCACTGCAaggcagggaaaaagaaagtggctggaggcaggaggaagggggaggtgaTCAGCAGGTTGTAAGTCATGCTGGttggctgcctcccccccccccaactcttgggattgcactgtggcTCTCTTGTGTTCCAGTGCACAAGCTCACCATAGGGGGAGACAAGGGGAAATTCCCCTGGCAACTCTAAAATTTTTTACAACATCCAAATTTAGATGTTTTACAACATCCCCAAGTTAATCGTTAATGTTGTTATCTCCAAGGAATTCACCCACAGGATTTGCCTTTCAAAAGGCAGCCCACCAAGTTTTTAAACACCCAGCAATTCAAATGGCTACATCAAAGTCCAGACCTGGAATCTGATGGGGCTGCTCAGAGGCCAGCCTCCAGGACCAATtgaaacctccccccacccccagccaaagCCCCTGGCTGTATTGCGCTTCTCCAAGGGTGGAGGGGCCATGAGCTGTGCTGCTCAGTCCTCCTCAACCATTCAAAGGTGTTCCTCTCTGTGGCTCCGCCTAGTCTGGAAGGAAGTTGAAGTGCTGCCTCTATGGAGCAGTGGCGGAAGAGCA encodes the following:
- the TMEM106A gene encoding transmembrane protein 106A translates to MDKSPSWFRKLLAWKDAGGEGQSILQKGQCTEGEKSCYASINGGDPAGVSCVPCAGVASRGSVTCPTCQGTGRIPREQEQQLVALIPYGDQRLKPRRTKLYVTITVVMCLLLTCLMMYFLFPRSIAVVPAGLSVSAISFDNSTYSILLNMTNMLNVTNNNFYTVHVAHLDVEVLHKALVIGKSTAVTKLHIQPLQGAQILYTVSSRILDNNTYNICTWSRIKVHNVLLHIQGTLTCSYLSHSEQLAFENYQYVDCRGNATLPGVSRFQRSLQRS